A genomic region of Dreissena polymorpha isolate Duluth1 chromosome 4, UMN_Dpol_1.0, whole genome shotgun sequence contains the following coding sequences:
- the LOC127879317 gene encoding long-chain fatty acid transport protein 2-like isoform X1: MDWLIPIGGSIIGLVGVGYVLTQSVFPWLIPDIRYLSKVLPTLRVYNKWGRQGLHFIDIFETRVREMPDKVLIMFEDRTHTYQEMNAEANRVARVAHDIMGLKVGDTVAYLQVNTPEYISTVFGLMKVGVCGSLINTNLRGKSLLHCITASQADILIVGSDPDLLEAVSAIYDEIANMSIYIQGSSSNKNTNFKRLDELTKNVSADDIPREWRAKKTVHDPALYIFTSGTTGLPKPAVLSVKKASASYLLSQCAGLRDSDVMYITLPLYHSSATIVGVFNVVMTGATGALGRKFSKSNFFPDCRRYGVTVILYIGELCRYLLTNEESSDDKNHSIRLAIGNGLRQDIFANFRTRFGIPNIAEFYAATEGTAGFMNILNVDGACGRSSPLLERVIPAGFFKWDVGNECVKRGADGLCIPAAIDEPGLCLGPIVKEFRFDGYHGKKELTESKLIRDVRKKGDVYFNTGDLMRRDRLYNLYFCDRIGDTFRWKGENVSTTEVSNSVTELSDVIDACVYGVTVPGCDGQAGMVTLLLDRKFEDESDQRTFLHEFLDHCENSLPVYARPLFVRIAENQLELTSTLKQLKINLKKEGFDINVINEQVFFFDRRLHEFCALNEETYTCIISRKIQF; encoded by the exons ATGGACTGGCTCATCCCCATCGGAGGTTCGATAATCGGCCTCGTCGGCGTTGGTTACGTGCTGACCCAGTCAGTTTTCCCGTGGCTGATACCGGACATCCGGTACTTGTCTAAGGTGCTGCCGACTTTACGGGTGTATAACAAGTGGGGGAGGCAGGGACTCCATTTTATTGACATCTTTGAGACCCGCGTGCGAGAGATGCCGGATAAGGTTCTTATAATGTTTGAGGACCGGACGCATACATATCAG GAGATGAACGCGGAAGCCAACCGCGTTGCCCGCGTGGCTCACGATATCATGGGGTTGAAAGTTGGGGACACGGTAGCCTACCTGCAGGTCAACACGCCTGAATACATCTCCACTGTCTTCG GTCTGATGAAGGTCGGGGTATGCGGGTCCCTCATCAATACCAACCTTAGAGGCAAGTCGCTCCTTCATTGCATCACGGCATCGCAGGCGGACATCCTCATAGTCGGATCAG ATCCGGACCTGCTCGAAGCAGTTTCTGCCATATATGACGAAATAGCGAATATGAGCATTTACATACAAGGGTCATCATCCAACAAAAACACGAACTTCAAGCGCCTGGACGAGCTCACGAAGAATGTTTCTGCAGACGACATTCCACGGGAATGGCGTGCAAAGAAAACGGTCCACGACCCGGCACTGTACATCTTTACTTCCGGCACTACAG GTTTGCCCAAACCCGCCGTTTTGTCTGTCAAGAAAGCATCCGCCTCCTACTTGCTGTCACAATGTGCCGGATTACGTGACAGTGACGTCATGTACATCACACTTCCGCTCTATCACTCCAGTGCCACTATCGTCGGCGTATTCAACGTCGTCATGACAG GTGCAACGGGTGCGCTTGGAAGGAAGTTCTCTAAATCCAATTTTTTTCCCGACTGCAGACGCTATGGTGTTACGGTGATTCTCTATATTGGAGAACTGTGTAGATATTTGCTCACTAATGAAGAG AGTTCCGATGACAAAAATCATTCCATTCGACTTGCCATTGGTAACGGACTCCGTCAGGATATATTCGCCAATTTCCGTACGCGGTTCGGAATTCCAAACATTGCCGAATTCTACGCCGCTACTGAGGGGACCGCTGGCTTCATGAACATTCTCAACGTTGATGGTGCGTGCGGACGTTCCTCGCCCCTCCTG GAGCGCGTAATTCCAGCGGGATTCTTCAAGTGGGATGTGGGGAACGAGTGTGTCAAACGCGGCGCTGACGGCCTTTGTATTCCTGCAGCCATAG ACGAACCCGGCCTGTGTCTCGGGCCTATCGTCAAAGAATTCAGGTTCGATGGTTACCATGGAAAGAAAGAACTCACTGAGAGCAAGTTGATCAG AGATGTGCGAAAGAAAGGGGACGTGTATTTCAACACGGGGGATCTGATGCGGAGAGACCGCCTCTACAACCTCTATTTCTGTGACAGAATCGGAGACACTTTCAG ATGGAAGGGTGAAAATGTTTCTACCACGGAAGTGAGCAATAGCGTTACCGAATTAAGTGACGTCATCGACGCATGCGTCTACGGCGTCACCGTACCGG GATGTGATGGTCAAGCGGGCATGGTGACCCTTCTTCTCGACAGGAAGTTCGAGGATGAAAGTGACCAGAGGACATTCCTTCATGAATTCCTAGACCATTGTGAGAACTCACTTCCTGTCTATGCACGGCCTCTGTTCGTGAGGATCGCGGAAAACCAGCTTGAGCTGACGTCGactttgaaacagttaaaaattaacttaaaaaaagagggctttgacataaatgtaataaatgagcAAGTTTTCTTTTTTGATAGACGTCTCCATGAATTTTGTGCGCTCAACGAAGAAacgtatacatgtattatttctcgaaaaatacagttttaa
- the LOC127879317 gene encoding long-chain fatty acid transport protein 2-like isoform X2, whose amino-acid sequence MDWLIPIGGSIIGLVGVGYVLTQSVFPWLIPDIRYLSKVLPTLRVYNKWGRQGLHFIDIFETRVREMPDKVLIMFEDRTHTYQEMNAEANRVARVAHDIMGLKVGDTVAYLQVNTPEYISTVFGLMKVGVCGSLINTNLRGKSLLHCITASQADILIVGSDPDLLEAVSAIYDEIANMSIYIQGSSSNKNTNFKRLDELTKNVSADDIPREWRAKKTVHDPALYIFTSGTTGLPKPAVLSVKKASASYLLSQCAGLRDSDVMYITLPLYHSSATIVGVFNVVMTGATGALGRKFSKSNFFPDCRRYGVTVILYIGELCRYLLTNEESSDDKNHSIRLAIGNGLRQDIFANFRTRFGIPNIAEFYAATEGTAGFMNILNVDGACGRSSPLLERVIPAGFFKWDVGNECVKRGADGLCIPAAIDEPGLCLGPIVKEFRFDGYHGKKELTESKLISFECLFETKGWVPFYGIKEP is encoded by the exons ATGGACTGGCTCATCCCCATCGGAGGTTCGATAATCGGCCTCGTCGGCGTTGGTTACGTGCTGACCCAGTCAGTTTTCCCGTGGCTGATACCGGACATCCGGTACTTGTCTAAGGTGCTGCCGACTTTACGGGTGTATAACAAGTGGGGGAGGCAGGGACTCCATTTTATTGACATCTTTGAGACCCGCGTGCGAGAGATGCCGGATAAGGTTCTTATAATGTTTGAGGACCGGACGCATACATATCAG GAGATGAACGCGGAAGCCAACCGCGTTGCCCGCGTGGCTCACGATATCATGGGGTTGAAAGTTGGGGACACGGTAGCCTACCTGCAGGTCAACACGCCTGAATACATCTCCACTGTCTTCG GTCTGATGAAGGTCGGGGTATGCGGGTCCCTCATCAATACCAACCTTAGAGGCAAGTCGCTCCTTCATTGCATCACGGCATCGCAGGCGGACATCCTCATAGTCGGATCAG ATCCGGACCTGCTCGAAGCAGTTTCTGCCATATATGACGAAATAGCGAATATGAGCATTTACATACAAGGGTCATCATCCAACAAAAACACGAACTTCAAGCGCCTGGACGAGCTCACGAAGAATGTTTCTGCAGACGACATTCCACGGGAATGGCGTGCAAAGAAAACGGTCCACGACCCGGCACTGTACATCTTTACTTCCGGCACTACAG GTTTGCCCAAACCCGCCGTTTTGTCTGTCAAGAAAGCATCCGCCTCCTACTTGCTGTCACAATGTGCCGGATTACGTGACAGTGACGTCATGTACATCACACTTCCGCTCTATCACTCCAGTGCCACTATCGTCGGCGTATTCAACGTCGTCATGACAG GTGCAACGGGTGCGCTTGGAAGGAAGTTCTCTAAATCCAATTTTTTTCCCGACTGCAGACGCTATGGTGTTACGGTGATTCTCTATATTGGAGAACTGTGTAGATATTTGCTCACTAATGAAGAG AGTTCCGATGACAAAAATCATTCCATTCGACTTGCCATTGGTAACGGACTCCGTCAGGATATATTCGCCAATTTCCGTACGCGGTTCGGAATTCCAAACATTGCCGAATTCTACGCCGCTACTGAGGGGACCGCTGGCTTCATGAACATTCTCAACGTTGATGGTGCGTGCGGACGTTCCTCGCCCCTCCTG GAGCGCGTAATTCCAGCGGGATTCTTCAAGTGGGATGTGGGGAACGAGTGTGTCAAACGCGGCGCTGACGGCCTTTGTATTCCTGCAGCCATAG ACGAACCCGGCCTGTGTCTCGGGCCTATCGTCAAAGAATTCAGGTTCGATGGTTACCATGGAAAGAAAGAACTCACTGAGAGCAAGTTGATCAG CTTTGAATGTCTATTTGAAACAAAGGGATGGGTTCCTTTTTACGGTATAAAAGAACCTTAA